A stretch of Lactuca sativa cultivar Salinas chromosome 6, Lsat_Salinas_v11, whole genome shotgun sequence DNA encodes these proteins:
- the LOC111890509 gene encoding uncharacterized protein LOC111890509, which yields MDLVGAMLKILQGPNLWNVLPDLMMFMLPLWTAVLFGVLVGWVWRPRWANSAINNLSTTCLPPKNYSSIDIVSSIPSFNSLKSQLPSCLFPFSDGSPEVSSSEPASISFSDTSSSKLDTDRKNFVGEGDLEHLSKLVEEKDGGPSWIVMMEKSTSNMSYQAWKREPEIGPPQYRSRSVYEDTTPELMRDFFWDDEFRLKWDDMLIEAETLEECQENGTMVVKWVRKFPFFCSDREYIIGRRIWDSEKTYYCVTKGVQYPSVPRRTKPRRVDLYYSSWMIRAVESRKGDGEMSACEVLLFHHEDMGIPWEIAKLGVRQGMWGAVKKIDRGLRWYQKHVSSGAPLSHCGYMAHINSKVSEAHLRYLNNTTNDSSQEIERCEELVNDEKPSGKNLGKILVVGGAIALACSVDRGLLTKAVIFGVARRFAKMGRRL from the exons ATGGATTTGGTTGGGGCTATGTTGAAGATCTTACAAGGACCTAATCTATGGAATGTGTTGCcggatcttatgatgtttatgtTGCCTCTTTGGACGGCGGTTCTTTTTGGGGTTTTGGTTGGGTGGGTTTGGCGACCCAGATGGGCTAATTCCGCCATTAATAACTTATCCACCACCTGTCTTCCCCCAAAAAATTACTCCTCCATCGACATCGTTTCTTCAATTCCGAGCTTCAATTCGTTAAAATCTCAACTCCCCAGTTGTCTTTTCCCGTTCTCCGATGGGTCGCCGGAGGTTTCCTCGTCCGAACCGGCTTCAATTTCATTCTCCGATACCAG TTCATCGAAATTGGATACAGACAGAAAGAATTTCGTTGGAGAAGGTGATTTGGAGCATTTATCCAAACTTGTCGAAGAGAAAGATGGAGGTCCTTCTTGGATTGTTATGATGGAAAAATCGACCTCAAATATGTCCTATCAAGCTTGGAAGAGAGAGCCTGAG ATTGGACCTCCACAATATCGTTCAAGAAGTGTGTATGAAGATACTACTCCTGAATTAATGAGGGATTTCTTTTGGGATGATGAATTCCGATTAAAGTGGGATGACATGTTAATTGAAGCCGAAACATTGGAAGAGTGTCAAGAAAATGGAACAATGGTGGTTAAATGGGTTCGCAAg TTCCCCTTCTTTTGTAGCGATAGAGAATACATAATTGGGCGTCGAATTTGGGATTCAGAAAAAACGTATTATTGTGTTACAAAG GGCGTACAATACCCCTCCGTGCCACGCCGTACTAAACCACGACGCGTTGACTTGTACTATTCAAGTTGGATGATTCGCGCAG TTGAATCAAGAAAAGGCGATGGAGAAATGAGTGCATGTGAAGTACTACTTTTTCATCACGAAGACATGGGAATCCCATGGGAAATTGCAAAACTCGGTGTACGTCAAGGAATGTGGGGAGCAGTAAAAAAGATTGACCGAGGTTTACGGTGGTATCAAAAACACGTGTCATCGGGGGCCCCACTTTCTCATTGTGGATACATGGCCCACATCAATTCAAAAGTTAGCGAAGCCCATTTAAGATACTTGAACAACACAACAAATGATTCATCACAAGAAATCGAAAGatgtgaagaattagtgaatgaTGAGAAGCCATCGGGGAAGAATCTTGGAAAGATTTTGGTGGTAGGGGGTGCTATTGCACTTGCATGTAGTGTTGATAGGGGATTGTTGACAAAAGCAGTTATATTTGGAGTTGCAAGGAGATTTGCTAAAATGGGAAGAAGGTtgtga